The sequence GCTGATCGCCGTGCAGCTCGAGGCGGAGGGTTTCACCGTGCTCCATGCCGCGTCGGCCGAGGCCGCCCTGGCGATGGCGGTGCAGCAGCCGTTATCGCTCATCACACTCGATATCATGCTTCCCAACATGGATGGCTGGGAATTCCTCGGGCAGATCAAGCATATCCCCGAACTGGCGCGGGTCCCCGTGGTGATCATCTCGATTGTCGCCGATCGCAACAAGGGGTTCGCTTTGGGCGCTGCCGCGGTCATGCAAAAGCCCATTTCCCGGCAGGAACTCTACGGATCGCTGGTCGACCTGGGCTTGTTCCCGGTCGCGCCCGGCAAAACGCTCCGCGTGCTGGTGGTGGATGACGATCCCAAGGCCGTCGAGCTCATCGCCGTCCGCATCGTCGGGTTGGCCGGCACCGTGCTGCGCGCGTATGGCGGCTGCGAGGCCATCGAGATCGCGCGGCGCGAGCTCCCCGACCTGATCGTGCTCGACCTCTTGATGCCCGATGTCAACGGCTTCGACGTGGTCGACGCGCTCAAGGAACAGCTTGCTACCGCCTCCATCCCCATCCTCGTGGTCACCGCCAAGCAGGTCACCGCGGACGACCGCTCCAAGCTCAATAGCTGCGTTTCCACCATCATGGAAAAAGCCTCGTTCGATGGCGACCGCTTCGCCCAGGAAGTGCGCCGCGCCATGTCAGGACGCCCCGTGGCCGCCTGATGCCAAACGTCCTCATCGTCGAAGACAATCCCACCAACATGGCGCTCGCCTGCTTTTTGCTCGAGGCAGCGGGTCACCGCGTGATCAAGGCGGTCGACGCCGAGGCCGGGCTCATGCTCGCACGCGAACAGCAACCCGCCTTGATCCTCATGGATATCCAGCTGCCCGGCATGGACGGCCTGCAAGCCACGGCGTTGCTGAAAGCCGATCCCGCCACCAGCGCCATCCCCGTGATCGCGCTCACCGCCCTGGCGATGAAGGGCGACGAAGAGCGCATTCGAGCGGCGGGCTGTGATGCCTACATCGCCAAGCCCTTGGACTACAAAGAATTCTTGAGCCTGATCTCCGCTCACTTGCTGGTCTCATCCCGTGGTCGCTGATGGCAACCGGCGAAACCATGGGAAGCGAGATCAAAGCGCGCGCG comes from Acidobacteriota bacterium and encodes:
- a CDS encoding response regulator → MQLEAEGFTVLHAASAEAALAMAVQQPLSLITLDIMLPNMDGWEFLGQIKHIPELARVPVVIISIVADRNKGFALGAAAVMQKPISRQELYGSLVDLGLFPVAPGKTLRVLVVDDDPKAVELIAVRIVGLAGTVLRAYGGCEAIEIARRELPDLIVLDLLMPDVNGFDVVDALKEQLATASIPILVVTAKQVTADDRSKLNSCVSTIMEKASFDGDRFAQEVRRAMSGRPVAA
- a CDS encoding response regulator is translated as MMPNVLIVEDNPTNMALACFLLEAAGHRVIKAVDAEAGLMLAREQQPALILMDIQLPGMDGLQATALLKADPATSAIPVIALTALAMKGDEERIRAAGCDAYIAKPLDYKEFLSLISAHLLVSSRGR